One genomic window of Ziziphus jujuba cultivar Dongzao chromosome 4, ASM3175591v1 includes the following:
- the LOC107417141 gene encoding protein NRT1/ PTR FAMILY 6.4, with translation MVLAASNDGKSSENDGVVVDFHGNSPDKSKTGGWLAAGLILGIELSERICVMGISMNLVTYLVQILHIPSAKSATIVTNFMGTLNLLGLLGGFLADAKLGRYLTVSIFAAITTLGVTLLTLATTIPSMRPPKCDNYRNQHHQCIEANGNQLALLYAALYTIALGGGGIKSNVSGFGSDQFDDSDPKEEKAMIFFFNRFYFGISVGSLFAVVVLVYIQDNVGRGWGYGISAGTMIIALLVLLSGTTLYRFRKPQGSPLTVIWRVILLAWKKRNQPYPSHPSLLNDYHDAKVPHTQGFKCLDKAAIIDDQAGIGVNKNNPWIVSTVTQVEEVKMVLKLIPIWSTCILFWTVYSQMTTFTVEQATFMNRKVGSLVVPSGSFSTFLFITILLFTSLNEKLVVPLARKITRNAQGLTSLQRVGIGLIFSAVAMVAAAAIERKRREFAVQRNGMISAFWLVPQFFIVGAGEAFVYVGQLEFFIREGPERMKSMSTGLFLSTISMGFFVSSLLVSLVDKVTKKRWLRSNLNKGKLENFYWLLAVLGFVNFLIFLVFAIGHQYKTKHNISLDGSEKELKSKNELAVEKIEEKISIEAVEGP, from the exons ATG GTTTTGGCTGCATCAAATGATGGAAAAAGTAGTGAAAATGATGGAGTTGTGGTTGATTTTCATGGAAACTCTCCGGATAAGTCCAAGACTGGTGGATGGCTTGCTGCAGGGCTCATTTTAG GAATAGAACTCTCGGAGAGGATATGCGTGATGGGAATATCAATGAATCTGGTGACTTACTTGGTTCAAATTTTGCATATTCCATCAGCAAAATCTGCAACAATAGTGACCAACTTCATGGGCACTCTCAATCTTCTAGGCCTGCTTGGAGGTTTCTTAGCAGATGCTAAACTAGGGAGGTACCTAACTGTTTCCATCTTTGCAGCAATAACTACTCTA GGTGTTACTTTGCTAACATTGGCTACAACCATCCCTTCCATGAGGCCCCCTAAATGTGACAACTACAGAAATCAACATCATCAATGCATTGAAGCAAACGGCAACCAACTTGCCCTTCTCTATGCAGCTTTATACACCATAGCGCTTGGTGGAGGTGGGATCAAATCTAATGTCTCTGGTTTCGGGTCTGATCAGTTTGATGACTCGGACCCGAAGGAGGAAAAGGCCatgatcttcttcttcaacaGGTTCTATTTTGGTATAAGCGTTGGGTCATTGTTTGCTGTGGTTGTGCTGGTTTATATACAAGATAATGTGGGCAGAGGATGGGGTTATGGTATATCGGCTGGAACGATGATTATTGCACTTCTTGTGCTGCTCAGCGGGACAACGCTTTATAGATTCAGGAAACCACAAGGAAGCCCTTTGACAGTGATATGGAGGGTGATACTGTTGGCTTGGAAGAAGAGAAATCAGCCTTATCCTTCTCATCCTAGCCTTTTGAATGACTACCATGACGCCAAGGTCCCCCACACACAGGGATTCAA GTGTCTTGACAAAGCTGCAATTATAGATGATCAAGCTGGTATTGGTGTAAACAAAAACAATCCTTGGATAGTATCAACTGTGACCCAAGTGGAAGAAGTAAAAATGGTACTTAAGCTTATCCCCATATGGTCCACTTGTATCCTCTTTTGGACCGTCTACTCCCAAATGACTACTTTTACAGTTGAGCAAGCCACTTTCATGAATAGGAAGGTTGGGTCCCTTGTTGTCCCCTCTGGCTCTTTCTCTACTTTTTTGTTCATCACCATTCTCCTCTTTACTTCCCTAAATGAGAAACTCGTTGTCCCTCTTGCTCGAAAAATCACCCGCAACGCCCAAGGACTCACAAGCCTCCAGAGAGTTGGAATTGGACTTATTTTCTCGGCGGTTGCTATGGTGGCTGCTGCAgcaattgaaagaaaaagaagggagTTTGCCGTTCAACGAAATGGCATGATATCAGCTTTCTGGCTAGTCCCTCAGTTCTTTATTGTTGGAGCTGGGGAAGCTTTTGTATATGTTGGACAACTTGAATTTTTCATCCGAGAAGGACCAGAGAGGATGAAGTCTATGAGTACAGGGCTTTTCCTTAGCACAATATCTATGGGGTTCTTCGTAAGCAGTTTGTTGGTGTCTCTTGTCGATAAAGTGACCAAGAAAAGATGGCTCAGGAGCAATTTGAACAAAGggaagttggaaaatttttattggCTGCTCGCTGTGTTAGGATTTGTGAACTTCTTGATTTTTCTTGTCTTCGCAATTGGTCACCAGTACAAAACCAAACACAATATAAGCCTTGATGGCAGTGAAAAGGAACTTAAGAGTAAAAATGAGTTAGCGGTAGAAAAGATAGAAGAGAAAATAAGCATTGAAGCAGTGGAGGGGCCCTAG
- the LOC107417091 gene encoding uncharacterized protein LOC107417091 yields MNAFKAFKTSVPITWSPNLYITLVRGIPGTRRLHRRTLEALRLRKCNRTVMRWNTPTVRGMVQQVKRLVVVETEEMYKARKDKEAKHRALRPPLVVDHHPAPPASDSPQ; encoded by the exons ATGAACGCCTTCAAGGCTTTCAAAACTTCTGTCCCAATTACATGGAGCCCTAATCTATATATCACTTTGGTGAGGGGCATTCCAGGAACGAGGAGACTTCATAGGCGTACCTTAGAGGCATTACGTCTACGCAAGTGCAATAGGACTGTAATGCGATGGAATACTCCTACTGTTCGGGGAATGGTTCAGCAG GTCAAAAGATTAGTTGTGGTTGAGACAGAAGAAATGTATAAGGCTCGTAAAGATAAGGAAGCAAAACACCGTGCTTTACGTCCTCCCTTGGTCGTAGATCACCATCCTGCTCCTCCTGCAAGTGATTCTCCTCAGTAG
- the LOC107417106 gene encoding pyrophosphate--fructose 6-phosphate 1-phosphotransferase subunit beta codes for MAYTKANGNGRVFPVPAAVPGRFASEYSEVQTSRLHISLPLPSVLKNPFDVVDGPPSFTAGNPEEIAKLFPNLFGQPSAMLMPGDSSERLDKGLRIGVVLSGGQAPGGHNVISGIFDFLQRRTKGKSKLYGFRGGPIGIMKCKYVELTEDFIYPYRNQGGFDMICSGRDKIETPEQFKQAEETVRKLDLDGLVVIGGDDSNTNACLLAQNFRAKNMKTRVIGCPKTIDGDLKCKEVPASFGFDTACKLYAEMIGNVMKDARSTGKYYHFVRLMGRAASHITLECALETHPNIAIIGEEVAANKQTLKSVTGYITDIICKRSELGYNYGVILIPEGLIDFIPEVQQLIAELNEILAQDVVDKEGLWKKKLRRQSHELFEFLPEAIQEQLLLERDPHGNVQVAKIETENMLIQMVENELNERKQEYKYNGQFRGQSHFFGYEGRCGLPSNFDANYCYALGFAAGALLQSGKTGLISSVGNLAAPVEEWTVGGTALTSLMDVERRHGKFKPVIKKALVELEGAPFKKFASLRDDWALMNRYLSPGPVQFVGPTANMINQTLLLELGAQA; via the exons ATGGCGTACACAAAGGCCAACGGCAATGGCAGGGTTTTTCCGGTTCCGGCTGCTGTTCCAGGGCGTTTTGCTTCGGAGTACAGTGAGGTCCAAACCAGTCGCCTCCATATTTCGCTTCCCCTGCCTTCCGTCCTCAAGAACCCCTTCGACGTTGTCGATGGGCCTCCAAGCTTCACTGCTGGAAATCCAG AAGAGATTGCCAAATTGTTTCCGAACCTATTTGGGCAGCCATCGGCAATGCTAATGCCTGGTGATTCTTCTGAAAGACTGGATAAGGGTTTGAGGATTGGTGTTGTTCTTTCTGGAGGGCAGGCTCCTGGTGGCCACAATGTCATTTCTGgcatttttg ATTTCTTGCAGCGACGCACGAAGGGAAAAAGCAAGTTATATGGATTTAGGGGTGGTCCGATTGGGATCATGAAGTGTAAATATGTAGAGCTTACAGAAGACTTTATCTATCCTTATAGAAATCAg GGTGGTTTTGACATGATTTGTAGTGGCCGAGACAAGATTGAGACTCCCGAACAG TTCAAGCAAGCTGAAGAAACTGTAAGGAAGCTTGATTTGGATGGACTTGTAGTCATTGGTGGAGATGACTCAAATACTAATGCTTGCCTTCTTGCACAAAACTTCAG GGCTAAAAATATGAAAACACGGGTTATTGGATGTCCAAAGACCATTGATGGTGATTTGAAATGCAAAGAGGTTCCTGCAAGTTTTGGATTTGACACTGCATGCAAG CTATATGCAGAAATGATCGGAAATGTGATGAAAGATGCCCGTTCAACTGGAAAATACTACCACT TTGTAAGGCTTATGGGTCGTGCAGCTTCTCATATAACATTGGAGTGTGCTTTGGAGACTCATCCAAACATTGCAATTATTGGAGAAGAG GTTGCTGCCAACAAACAGACACTCAAGAGTGTTACAGGTTATATTACAGATATAATCTGCAAACGTTCAGAACTTGGTTACAATTACGGTGTGATACTTATACCAGAGGGCTTGATTGATTTCATTCCTGAG GTACAGCAACTGATCGCAGAGCTTAATGAGATCTTAGCTCAAGATGTTGTTGATAAAGAAGGATTGTGGAAAAAGAAGCTCCGCAGACAATCTCATGAGCTGTTTGAGTTTTTACCTGAAGCAATTCAGGAGCAGCTGCTTCTTGAAAGGGACCCACATGGGAATGTACag GTTGCCAAGATAGAGACAGAAAACATGCTTATTCAAATGGTTGAAAATGAACTGAATGAAAGGAAACAAGAGTATAAATATAATGGTCAGTTCCGTGGACAGTCCCACTTCTTCGG TTATGAGGGAAGATGCGGTTTGCCTTCAAATTTTGATGCAAACTACTGCTATGCATTGGGTTTTGCTGCTGGAGCACTCCTTCAATCTGGAAAGACTGGATTAATTTCCTCG GTGGGAAATCTGGCTGCTCCAGTTGAAGAATGGACAGTTGGTGGAACAGCATTGACTTCTTTAATGGATGTTGAGAGAAGACATG GAAAGTTCAAGCCTGTGATTAAGAAAGCATTGGTGGAGCTTGAAG GTGCACCATTTAAAAAGTTTGCATCTTTGCGGGATGATTGGGCGCTGATGAATCGATATCTCAGTCCAG GTCCAGTTCAATTTGTGGGCCCGACAGCAAATATGATCAATCAGACTCTCTTGCTGGAGCTGGGAGCACAAGCCTAG